The DNA window gAATCACATTAATGGTAGTGCTATCATTAGTGTTGGAAATCAAGATTTCGAAAATCCTCTTAACTAACTTATAATTTGAGTCTTTGAATTTACCACTATTTTCCAACCAAAATTCGGTTGATTTGTGTGTAGGAGAGGCCCAACTTATAAGTTTAGGGTTTTCTAATTCTGTCAAATATTCGTCAAATGAAGTCAATTTTTGGGTAAcaatttcttgtaaattatcatataaataattcaaatcattggATAACTCTTCATCACTGCCATTGGAGGcaaattttctttcccTTAAAGTGTTGACAGTGTTTAAGGCATCACTAAATAATAACACTTTGATTACTTTGAACTGCTCTTGTGAGGATATAGTGATGtcaacaaaatttttcaaaattgcTACGGCAACACGAACAATCTTCAATTTGATCGAATCTTTAGCGATAGACAAGAGGTTACCTACCAATTGTGGGAAATTATGAATCAATGATCTATTGATTGGAGCAGTGTATGATAAAACCCAAACCACCAATAAGATGTTGTAAGAAAGTTGTAATCCAATGGAATTAGGATTTTTGGCCagtttttcaatcaaattgtttattggCTTAAAATTGGTGAGAAGGTTATTGTTTTGATAAACAAGTTTAAATGGCTTGACAATTAATAGATCTTGTAATAATTGGACtccaataaattgataattggAATCGGCTGAATCACCAATTAAATATGACAATACActaaatattttgattaaaaCTTCATCGTCATTGATAGTTTTAACTTTGCCCAACAAAATTTCAAGATTATACAATGCCAAacttttaattaaattgtCTTTATTGTCTAAATGATTGATGAATGGAATGTAAGGCAATGACTTGTCGACTTCagata is part of the Candida dubliniensis CD36 chromosome R, complete sequence genome and encodes:
- a CDS encoding V-ATPase subunit, putative (Similar to S. cerevisiae VMA13;~spliced gene); amino-acid sequence: MSEGYTPLVIDSTFLFDSKKIIKERIIPWEGLARSGVVSEDDANHIKLLEKQSIENRNNTVKGQLDLYSKCLLNVLNRVDSKDDVLKNILALINDLLLDVPEFLDAVLKLSEVDKSLPYIPFINHLDNKDNLIKSLALYNLEILLGKVKTINDDEVLIKIFSVLSYLIGDSADSNYQFIGVQLLQDLLIVKPFKLVYQNNNLLTNFKPINNLIEKSAKNPNSIGLQLSYNILLVVWVLSYTAPINRSLIHNFPQLVGNLLSIAKDSIKLKIVRVAVAILKNFVDITISSQEQFKVIKVLLFSDALNTVNTLRERKFASNGSDEELSNDLNYLYDNLQEIVTQKLTSFDEYLTELENPKLISWASPTHKSTEFWLENSGKFKDSNYKLVKRIFEILISNTNDSTTINVILLNDLQFLIKNLGKDLITFINTEKGGQYKLLIMTFLDNSQGDNELKYQALKTIQLLVGHNF